One Mauremys mutica isolate MM-2020 ecotype Southern chromosome 9, ASM2049712v1, whole genome shotgun sequence DNA segment encodes these proteins:
- the B3GALNT1 gene encoding UDP-GalNAc:beta-1,3-N-acetylgalactosaminyltransferase 1, which yields MSMKHLKWSFLALSMLSVIITTWYMTLPSHTVLEHTNWMYFYEYEPVYKQNFLFTLRERLKCKDTNPFLVILVSSQPMNIEARQAIRVTWGSKKSWGDSQVLILFLLGQGAEREDSLALSIEDESILYGDIIRQDFMDTYDNLTLKTIMAFRWVSEFCSNTKYVMKTDSDVFINAGNLLMFLQNVNSSDSFFTGYPLIDNFSYRGFYKKTYISYDEYPFKVYPPYCSGMGYILDGKLALKIYEMMSHIKPIKFEDVYVGICLNILNVNIHILEDTQLFFLYKINFNICKYRHLIVVHGVSSSEMIRFWQDLLTDTSLTCH from the coding sequence ATGTCTATGAAGCACTTAAAATGGAGTTTTTTGGCACTCTCGATGCTTTCTGTCATAATAACGACATGGTACATGACACTTCCTTCGCATACTGTGCTAGAGCACACAAACTGGATGTATTTCTATGAATATGAGCCAGTTTACAAGCAGAACTTCCTCTTCACACTGCGGGAACGTTTGAAATGCAAAGATACAAATCCGTTTCTGGTCATCTTGGTGTCTTCACAACCTATGAATATAGAGGCAAGGCAGGCCATTAGAGTAACATGGGGTTCTAAAAAATCCTGGGGGGACAGTCAGGTTCTAATACTGTTCTTACTAGGACAAGGAGCTGAAAGAGAAGACAGCTTAGCATTATCGATAGAAGATGAAAGCATTCTGTATGGCGACATAATTCGCCAAGATTTTATGGATACTTACGACAATCTTACCTTGAAAACAATCATGGCATTCAGATGGGTGTCTGAGTTTTGTTCAAATACTAAATACGTTATGAAGACTGATTCTGATGTTTTCATCAATGCTGGCAACTTATTAATGTTTCTTCAAAATGTCAATTCTTCAGACAGTTTTTTTACTGGTTACCCTCTAATTGATAACTTTTCCTACAGAGGGTTTTACAAAAAAACATATATTTCTTATGATGAATATCCATTTAAGGTGTATCCTCCCTACTGTAGTGGAATGGGGTATATACTTGATGGAAAACTGGCTCTGAAGATTTATGAAATGATGAGTCATATCAAACCTATTAAATTTGAAGATGTTTATGTTGGCATTTGCTTAAATATACTAAACGTGAACATCCATATTCTAGAAGATACACAACTCTTCTTTTTATACAAAATTAACTTTAACATCTGTAAATATAGACACTTGATTGTGGTACATGGTGTGTCTTCAAGTGAAATGATCAGATTTTGGCAGGATTTATTGACAGACACTTCACTTACTTGCCACTGA